One Mus musculus strain C57BL/6J chromosome 2, GRCm38.p6 C57BL/6J genomic window, GTCCTCACTGAAGATGACAGGATTAAAACCAGTGTGGGAGACGATGGTCTTCTGACCTATAGTTCACCCACAGGCAGCTAGCAGAACCAGCTGTGTCCCTGGCAACAACAGCCTTCCACCCTTGCCAGGGAGACTCACAATAGATTCCAGGGTGTTTCTTTTCTGCCAACTAATGTAAGATTCCTTCCTGTCTGTGTTCCAATGTAACCTGGCTGCCTTTCTGCTTCCCACACTGTCCCACTCCCAGTTCAGTATGGTGGCTCTGGCCTGGGCTACCTAGAACATGTGTTGGTAATGGAAGAGATATCCCGGGCTTCGGGAGCAGTGGGGCTCAGCTACGGTGCTCACTCCAACCTCTGCGTCAACCAGATTGTTCGAAATGGGAATGAGGCACAGAAAGAGAAATACCTTCCCAAGGTGAGGAGACAGGGATGGAGACGCTCACTCGTGTGGACTCAACACAGCCACCATATCACAAGCCCTCCCCTTGGTGGGGGCCAAGCACGTTCTCGTTCTTGGCTTGCTGCCATAAGCTAAATATAACGAGAGAAGGGATTGGTATTGCTTTAAAATACTTAATTCAAAAGATTTGAATGCAcaaatggctggagagatggctcttagggtaagaacattgactgctcttcccagaggacccaagttcaatgcccagcacatatatggtggctcacaaccgtctatgACTCCCTCCCTCCGTGATCTAATCCCCTCTGGCCACTTTAAGCACCATACACatttggtacacagacatacatgcaggtgaaaTAAATAAAGGTggaaagcaatagaggaagataATACTGACCCTTAgtctccacatacatgtgcacatacaaaaaaggaaagggaagggaagggaagggaagggaagggaagggaagggaagggaaggaaagggaaggaaagggaaggaaagggaaggaaaggaaaaagaagaaagcaagggcAGAGCTTAACTTGTGAGTTGGATGAGTAACATTTAACAGACTTTAAGAAATTaaaggtgcacacctttaatcctattactcaggaggcagaagcaggtggatttctgagtttgataccagcccagtctacagagtgaattctaggacagccagggctacacagaagaaaccctgacttgaaaaagaaaagaaaaaaggaaagaaagaaatcttcagcCAGTGATGTGGTGACTTGTGACATATGTGGAGTTTCAGCTGccatggaggcagaagctggaggatttggcaagaccctatctcaaaaaacaagtaggagccagtgagatggcttagtgggtaaataAATGTGCCTGCCTCACCAGGCTGGGTGAGCTGAGTTTGATACTCATGATAGaaaaagaaccagctcccacGAATTGTCCtctgatagacacacacacacacacacacacacacacacatacacagtagcctatgtgcacatgtacacacagagaacaaatatatttaaaatataaaaaccatAGGGTAAGGGGAGGGCTCAATGGTAAATTCCTTGCTTAGCATGCGTGAGACCTTGGAGCCAATCCCGGCACTGCCAAAAAGTGGCAGAAGCAAGGGTAGAAGAGAGGCCTTGCAGATGCTCGTTttactgggggggtgggggggtggggggggcggagTTTGGATgtgggcaggaggaggcaggaggaagaggctgTCCCTGGGAGCTACTGCAGGACACTTCCCAGTCCTAACAGGACCGGGTTTGAGTTTTCCTTGTAGCTCATCAGTGGTGAGTTCATCGGAGCCTTGGCCATGAGTGAACCCAATGCTGGCTCTGACGTTGTCTCCATGAAgctaaaagcagaaaagaaaggtaAGGTCACTTGCCACGGGGCATCTGGAAAAGGCAGAAAAACAAACTCAGAGTAAGGGAGTAGGAATTGGGAGTGGCCTCTGCTGGGTTCCTGTGCTGGTTCTCACAGTTCTGTGCAGTTCTGTGGACTGACTGACCAAGCCAGGCCAAGAGACTTCAGCAAACATTGGATTCCTGCCTTGCCCTTAGGAGATCACTATGTTCTGAATGGCAACAAGTTCTGGATCACCAATGGCCCTGATGCTGATATCCTAGTCGTGTATGCCAAGACAGATTTGACCGCTGTGCCAGCTTCTCGGGGCATCACAGCCTTCATTGTGGAGAAGGTGAGGGTGGTGGGTGTGACCCAGAGAGACTCCGCCTCTAACCAAAGTGACAGAGGTAACTAAGATTAACATCAGTGTTCTGTGCTCTGCCCCCAGGAGCATGCGGATAAGCAGAGACCAAAGCGGATAAGCAGGGACCAAAGAAGGTAGCCAGAGAGGCTGGGTCAAGTTTGAAGACAGTAAAACTGTCCACAGagttgaggaagaggaaaatggaaaagaagcCAGGAGCAGGAACTGCaggggaggctgaggcatggGTGGGAATGTGAATGAGACCTGCAAACCTCTGATAGTAAGGACAAGACAAGACACATCAGGAGTTAAAACTCGAGGGTCCCATTTTGGGTTTAGTTTTGTGATAAACAAATCCAGCCACACAGGTGACATGTATTTGTTGTCTGAGCAGCACTTAACAGGCAGGCTGGGttagtctgaggctagcctggcctttGTAGTGAGATCCAAGGCTGTCTATCAAGCAAGGCTctgcctcaaagaataaaagTAAGAAAGAGCAAAGTTTTCAGTATAGAGAAAAGAAAGTCAggaagatttgttgttgttgttttgttttggtctcactgtatagccctggctggcctagaactcattatttAGACGAGGCTTCCCCTGACCTAACAGAGGTccgtctgcccctgcctcccaagtgctgggattgaaggcatgtgccccACCCTggaaaagtttaaaatatataactttaGAGAGCAGGTGTTGGCTTCCTGCCATCTGCCTATAATGGCGATGAAGACAGAAAGCAGGTGCCACTGAGGCTTGGGGGCCCAGCTGCTGGGGGGGTACTAGAGAGTTTAAGTACACAGTGCCAAGGTTGGCTGTACACTCCATGAGGGATGGGGGGTAGCTAACTAAGGTTGGGACTGGAAAGGCCAGGAGGTAACAGAGCAACATGCGTGTCTCCCGGCCACTTGGCAACAGTGTATCTGAGTCATCTAGGTCAAAGCATGTAGGTGGTTGGAGTCCGGGTTCCTTTAGGGACAGGTGGGTAAAGAATGAGGGCAGATTGGCATGGGTTATGAGAGTATCTTCAGAGTGATATCCCTGGGAGAGTGGGGAGACCTGGGGACTGTTTCATTGAGAAAACTGCTCCCCTGAGAACCAGGAAGACGCAGGCTGCATGGCAGAGGAGTTGGGAACAAGGTTGGTTTGGTGTGAAGACTGGAGTtttgcacagagagagagagaggagaacgaGAACTCGGGAGTAAGATGCTAGCATGCCACATTTGTAGATAAATCAGGTTTTCCCTTTATTagcacccccccacccaccccgtgGGGCAAGTCTAACCAGGGCCTCCTTTGGTTTCCTGTCAAGGGTATGCCTGGTTTTAGTACCTCCAAGAAGCTTGACAAGCTGGGTATGAGGGGCTCCAACACCTGCGAGCTGGTCTTTGAAGACTGCAAGGTTCCTGGTAAGTGACCAGGGAATAAGGGAGTCCCTGCCCTGACTCCTTTGCAAGTTGGGAAAACCCACTACCACACCCTTACAGAGGTTCGCCGCCATCATTTGTCCCGTGATGCACAGTTGGACTGTGGGCCTCCAGCTGCTGGACAGTTGTCTGTCCTGGCCACAGACCCTGCTGCTGTTGGCTTACCTGCCTATGATGGGGTTCTTCTGTGGGTACCACACCTTGCCTAGCCCCATCTACTGACATCCTTCAGACTTCCTGTGCACTGACTGTACAGCCCACGTGCTAGCCTGACTCTTTGTCATATATAACCCGAGGAAAACAGGTTAAAGGCAGAGAACttattttgactcatggtttcagGTGTCAAGCCTATGGCCCTTTGGCACCATTGCTTCTGTACCTATGGTGAGACAGAGAATGAGGGGAAAGTGGCGAGGGAGAACTGCTTATTTTGTGGAGGTCAAATAGCAGTGATAGAAGAAACCAGAGTCCCTCTAGACTCTCACGGACACACCCCCAGAGGCCAGTTTTCCTTGGAGGTTcttcctctgatcatttctgttgTCTCCGCTGATGCCATCAAATTATGACTCCGTCATCAGGTTAATCCATTGAGCAGGTCAGCCTTCACAATCCAGTCACGTCCCAAACCCCACCTTGGAACACTGCTGCAGCAAGAGCCAGGCCTTGTGCACACACCAGCCCACCGCAGGGCATTCCCTACCGCTCTGAATTACACTCAGTAATGATGCTAAAAGCCCATCTGAATAAATTGACAGAAGCCAGACTCGATGAAGGAAAGGTAATTTGATTTTGCAGGAATAGCTTCTCCCTGTGCTATATCTGTAAACGTGACACCATGTAGCACTGTTAGAGAGCCGAGGGTGGGGATCTGGCCATCAATTAGGACTGCTTTGTGCATCAGCCACAAACCATCCTGAAATAGTGTGCTGTACACAGGGGGTCTCTAGAAAGGGAGACCGTGCAGACTCATCTttgtaaagaggaaaaaaatccacccaCCAGCCTTGAAAGCAGGTAGGCTGTCCGGTTTCTATACCCAATGTTCTGCCCACACCTCCCAAGTCCTTATTAGAGGGAGTGGGTGCTCAGTAACTTCTGTCACCAACACCCTAACTCAGAGACAAAGGCGCTTTCACGAGCATCATTGAGAGGTGACCCTACAGACGACCTCAGGCACCGAGTTCTCTGATTTCTATGTTAGTAGACATCAGGTGTAGAAAGAAGCGAAGAGGGGCAGGGTGAATTCTAAACCAGTCAGCTTTTCTTCTGTCTCATCCTAGGGTCCAggacaagaaaggaaaaggaaagatctAACAGCTTGGGGTTCTGTAGTGTTGtggatgctgggggggggggtcgtgACCTAAAGCTCCACTTCTGCCTGGAAGTGGCAAAGttcatcttttcctctctcttgaaACCCTAGTTGAAGGTTGAGTGACTCACTTTTGTGCCTTATGTGACATAGTACCTTCTATCCAAGTAAAGAGGCTATGAGCAGCCTTCTCTGACTTGCGTTTATCCCTGCAGCCGCTAACGTCCTGAGCCAGGAGAGTAAGGGGGTCTACGTATTGATGAGCGGGCTGGACCTAGAGCGCCTGGTGCTAGCAGGTGGGCCCCTTGGGTAAGTGTAAAGGGGCTGAAGGCCTCCTGGGTAAGCACAACATGTCACCAGCATGCGGCTGGGGGGTACCTGAGATCTCCAGCCCTCGTTAGGTTAGCAGCTTCACCCTGGTATGCAGCAAAGACACAGGAAAGTTACTTCTGTCCTCGAGAATCTCCTCCTACATTTAACTTCTTTACCCAGAAGGGAAATGGTATGAGGTGACAGATGCCAGGGCTGTTTAGTCACTGTGGTTGTGAAACCAGAGGCCCAGACTCTGCCCGCTGCCCACTGCCCGCTGCCCGCCACACCTTCTTGATCTCAGAGAAAGGTACATGGGAGCTGGGCAGGCGGTGCTGTGGCTGAGCAAGGGGTCTCTCAGGCTCCTTTACCTTTTCTCTGGGATTTCAGTTCCCATCTCAACCCTCGGGCCCGATGCCCTGACATACCCACTCCCCACTTGACAACACAACTCCACAGGCTTCCTCCTTTCTGGCAGGATCATGCAGGCTGTCCTGGACCACACCATTCCCTACTTGCATGTGAGGGAGGCCTTTGGCCAGAAGATCGGCCAATTCCAGGTAAGCGAAGTAGTTGCTGAAATGCCTTCTTCCACTGGGTTAAGGTTTTCCGTTGGGGAGAAGAGGCTGTCGAGCGAGCACTGTGGGATAGCTATTGTCCTTCTCTTACAAAATGAgccttgggctggcgagatggctcagtgggtaagagcacccaactgctcttctgaaggtccagagttcaaatcccagcaaccacatggtggctcacaaccatctgtaatgagatctgactccctcttctggagtgtctgaagacaactacagtgtacttacatataataaaaataaataaatctttaaaaaaaaatgagcctgAGATCATAGAACACAGCTCCTTCCCACCCAGCCTGGCTCTGGAGGGCCATCACGTCCTATTGGGGATGAATGGACCCAGCACTGTACGGCTGGAAGGTAAAGGATGCAGCACACTGGGGCTTAGGAGAACAGGAGCTGACTTAATACTCCCACCTTTCTGGCTGGAGGAGGCTGCTAGAAGCTAGCCACTCGAGAGGCAGCTCTTTGGCCTCGTCTCCTAGAGCTGTTTCCATCTCCGTGATCCTAAGCGGGTCCCGTCTTTTCTTTGTACCCTGGTCCCTCATCCGTGGCTATCAGTTTGTCCTTGCCATTGACCTGCTTTTGGTAATTAGAATGTCCCAGTATGTTGACCCGTTGGTTCCTCCTGTGCCAGCTGATGCAGGGAAAGATGGCCGACATGTACACCCGCCTCATGGCAAGTCGACAGTACGTCTACAATGTCGCCAAAGCCTGTGACGAGGGCCACATCATTCCCAAGGTGAGGGCGATTCTTTGGGAAGAAGAGGTGGGGCGGTGGGTCATTTCCTGGGATGGGCGTCGTTGTGCTTGTCAGGACACTGCTGAGCAGAAAGAACCTCCTTCCACAGGACTGTGCCGGTGTGATTCTGTATGCAGCCGAGTGTGCCACACAGGTAGCCCTGGACGGCATTCAGTGTCTAGGTGAGTGGCTCCCTCTCCACTCCTCGCCCTGTTTAAGCCAGCCACACCCACGCTGGCACCTTTAAGTCATCCGCCCACTGTGAAGAGGAAAGGGACATTTTTGTAACAGCAGTCagtaataaatgaatatttattgttttaatggGGGGTCGGGTAGGGCCTGCAGAcacagctcagtagttaagaacactggttgttcttctagaggacccaggttctattcccagcacccacctggcagctcacaaccatctgtcactgaTGTTCTATGGGAACCAATACCCTCTTCGTGTCCTCTGAGAGCACCAGGCATGAATGTGGTGCACTGACAAAACATGCtggcaaaatatccatatatgTAAAATCATTATAGCAaaatcattatctatctatctatctatctatctatctatctatctatctatctatctatctatattataAAATGATTGCAGACTCAGTGGCTGACATGAACAGGAGAAGTGGGATTCGAACCTAAGCCTGTACCCTTCACCACTGGCCAACAATGAATGTGTGCTCCACCCAAGGCTTCTCTTTCCTGGTGACCTTATACCAGGCATATATCATatgatatatacacatgtgcacatatagatGTGTATATGAAAGAGAAAAGTAGCCAGGCAGtaatgacacacacctttagtcctagcactagggaggcagaggcacgtggatctctgagttcgaggccagcctggtctacatagtaagctccaggacagccagggctacacagagaaaccctgtctcgaaaaagggGTGGGGAAGAGGCTACAAGCTGTCCTTACCTTCGCTGCCTGGTATAAGGTCACCAGAGAGAGAAGCCTCATTGTTGGCCAGTGGTGAAGGGTACAGGCTTAGGTTCGAATCCCACCTCTCCTGCTCATGTCAGTCACTTGAGTCTGAAatcagggatggggtggggtggggacagagctctctgtgtagccctggctgtcctaaggaactcctctgtagaccagtctggccttgagtgCACAGAAATTTGACTGCCTTTACCTCCCGGAGAGCTGGGGTTAacggtgtgtgccactactgcctgggctttttttcccccctgtatttcctttaaagcAGAGTCTCTGAGTTGATGGtatagctaaggatgacttagaacttgtgatcctctgcctctacctcctgagtactgaaaaCACACCTGTTTGTATAATGCTTTGAATCCAGGAGATTGAATCCAGCCAGAACTTTGGGTGTGCTAGGTGGACACTTTACAGTCCCAGCCCcagattttgttctttctttgtctgAGTCCTGGGCACCTGGGAAACTTTCTAGGCCAGCCCTACTGTGCCTTCCTGACCCAACCAGGCTCCCTCGATGCCTTTGCTTCTGTTTAATCAACCCTCCGGCACAGCCTGTATATCTGGGGGTGCTTATTGGTTCAATCAATAGACCAAAGATATTCAgaaaaggctgggcatggtagtgcatacctgtatcccagcacctgggaaactgaagcaggaggattgcaatgagcttgagaccagcctgggctacatagtaacttCTTGGCCAACCTGGGCAGTAGCTCAGTGTGGTATCCccaagcatacacaaagcccACAGCCCAGCACTGT contains:
- the Ivd gene encoding isovaleryl-CoA dehydrogenase, mitochondrial precursor; amino-acid sequence: MATAIRLLGRRVSSWRLRPSPSPLAVPRRAHSILPVDDDINGLNEEQKQLRHTISKFLQENLAPKAQEIDQTNDFKNLREFWKQLGSLGVLGITAPVQYGGSGLGYLEHVLVMEEISRASGAVGLSYGAHSNLCVNQIVRNGNEAQKEKYLPKLISGEFIGALAMSEPNAGSDVVSMKLKAEKKGDHYVLNGNKFWITNGPDADILVVYAKTDLTAVPASRGITAFIVEKGMPGFSTSKKLDKLGMRGSNTCELVFEDCKVPAANVLSQESKGVYVLMSGLDLERLVLAGGPLGIMQAVLDHTIPYLHVREAFGQKIGQFQLMQGKMADMYTRLMASRQYVYNVAKACDEGHIIPKDCAGVILYAAECATQVALDGIQCLGGNGYINDFPMGRFLRDAKLYEIGAGTSEVRRLVIGRAFNADFR
- the Ivd gene encoding isovaleryl-CoA dehydrogenase, mitochondrial isoform X1, yielding MATAIRLLGRRVSSWRLRPSPSPLAVPRRAHSILPVDDDINGLNEEQKQLRHTISKFLQENLAPKAQEIDQTNDFKNLREFWKQLGSLGVLGITAPVQYGGSGLGYLEHVLVMEEISRASGAVGLSYGAHSNLCVNQIVRNGNEAQKEKYLPKLISGEFIGALAMSEPNAGSDVVSMKLKAEKKGDHYVLNGNKFWITNGPDADILVVYAKTDLTAVPASRGITAFIVEKGMPGFSTSKKLDKLGMRGSNTCELVFEDCKVPAANVLSQESKGVYVLMSGLDLERLVLAGGPLGIMQAVLDHTIPYLHVREAFGQKIGQFQDCAGVILYAAECATQVALDGIQCLGGNGYINDFPMGRFLRDAKLYEIGAGTSEVRRLVIGRAFNADFR